agagtcctctgtcaagctaatgacattaaagaagcgcttgttgggaggcaacccaatgttttatagttaactattttcttttgttattttatcttcttttgtaggttgatgatcataagaagtcacaaaaacaatgaaaaaagcaaaaacagaatgaaaaacaggaagaaaaacagcacaccctggaggagaagaagctggcgttcaaacgccagtaatgctagctgttgggcgtttaacgcccagtctggcaccattctgggcgtttaacgccagaaaggggcaccagactggcgttaaacgccagtaaagggtaacaacctggcgttaaacaccaggaatgggcaccagcccggcgtttaacgccagaaatggctcaaaacgtgaattttgatgccatttggtgcaaggatgacttttccttgacaccacaggatctgtggaccccacaggaccccaccaccactctctctcttcttcccccattcaccaatcacctcgatacctcttccccaaaaacccttcacctatcaaatcccatctttctcttcaccactcacatccatccttcataaatccccaccaacctcacccttcaaattcaaaccactttccctcccaaacccacccatcatggccgaaccattacccccctctctcctatatatacccttcttcaacccttcattttcacacaacctaaacaccccttctttcccttcttggccgaacacaccaccttctccctcttcctcatttcttcttcttctactctcttctttcttcttttgctcgaggacgagcaaacattttaagtttggtgtggtaaaagcgttgctttttcgttttccataaccatttatggcatccaaggccggagaaacctctaaaaagaggaaaaggaaggcaaaggcttccacctccgagtcatgggagatggatagattcctctcaagggtgcatcaagaccacttctatgaagttgtggccttgaagaaggtgatccccgaggtccccttttcactcaaaaagggtgaatatccggagatccgccatgagatccgaagaagaggttgggaagttctcaccaaccccattcaacaagtcggaatcttgatggttcaagagttctatgccaatgcatggatcacaaagaaccatgaccaaagtgtgaacccgaatccaaagaattatctcactatggttcgggggaaatacttggattttagtccggagagtgtgagggtggcgttcaacttgcctatgatgcaaggagatgagcatccttatacaagaagggtcaactttgatcaaaggttggaccaagtcctcacaatcatatgtgaagagggcgcacaatggaagcaagattcaagaggaaagccggttcaattaagaaggcatgacctcaagcccgtggctagaggatggttagagttcatacaacgctcaatcattcccactagcaaccggtccgaagttaccatagaccgggctatcatgatccatagcatcatgattggagaagaagtggaagttcatgaggtcatagcccaagaactctacaaggtggcggataagtcctctaccttagcaaggttagcctttcctcacctcatttgtcacctctgttattcagttggagttgacatagagggagatacccccattgatgaggataagcccatcaccaagaaaaggatggagtacacaagagacccctcccatcaagagatccctgagatgcctcaagggatgcactttcctccacaaaattattgggagcaactaaacacctccctaggagagttgagttccaacatgggacaactaagggtggagcatcaagaacactccatcatccttcatgaaattagagaagaccaaagaatcatgagggaggagcaacaaagacaaggaagagacattgaggagctcaagcactccataggatcttcaagaggaagaaagagccgccatcactaaggtggacccgttctttgatttccttgttctttattcttctgtttttcgaattttaatgcttatatttatccatgtttgtgtcttgtgatcattagtgtcttagtgtctatgccttaaagttatgaatgtcctatgaatccatcacctttcttgaataaaaacgtgcttaattgaaaaggaaagaattgcatgaattctgaattttataatagtttaattaatttgatgtggtggcaacacttttgttctctgaatgtatgcttgaacagtgcatatgtcttttgaatttgtggttcatgaatgttggctcttgaaagaatgatgaaaaaggagacatgttactgaggatctgaaaaatcattaaaaatgattcttgaagcaagaaaaagaaggaagcaaacgaaaaaaaaaaaaaaccgaaaaaaaaagaaaaaaagaaagaaagaaagaaaaaaaaagagaaggaataaagttgtgatccaaggcaataagagtgtgcttaagaaccctggacacctctaattggggactttagcaaagctgagtcacaatctgaaaaggttcacccaattatgtgtctgtggcatgtatgtatccggtggtaatactggaaggcagagtgctttgggccacagccaagactcaataaatagctatgttcaagaatcatcatactttactaggaatatcattaacactatctggattctaagttcctaaagaagccaatcattctgaatttcaaaggataaagtgagatgccaaaactattcagaggcaaaaagctaaaagccccgctcatctaattaatactgatcttcatagatgtttttggagttcattgcatattctcttctttttatcttatttgattttcagttgcttgaggacaagcaacaatttaagtttggtgttgtgatgaccggataatttgtatgctttttggcattgtttttagtatgtttttagtatgatctagttagtttttagtatatttttattagtttttagttaaaattcacttttctggactttactatgagtttgtgtgtttttctgtgatttcaggtattttctggctgaaattgagggacctgagcaaaaatctgattcagagactcaaaaggactgcagatgctgttggattctgacctccctgcactcgaagtggattttctggagctacagaagcccaattggcgcgctctcaacggcgttggaaagtagacatcctgggctttccagcaatatataatagtccatattttgcccaagatttgatggcccaaaccggcgctcaaagtcacctacagaaattccagcgttaaacgccggaactggcatgagagctggcgtttaactccagaaaaggtctctacacgaaattccttcattgctcagcccaagcacacaccaagtgggcccggaagtggatttttatgtcatttactcatttctgtacaccttaggctattagttttctataagtaggaccttgtactattgtattagacatcttggtagctatctttgttttatgctatcttagatcattgggaggctggccattcggccatgcctagaccttatgcttatgtattttcaacggtggagtttctacacaccatagattaaggtgtggagctctgctgtacctcgagtattaatgcaattactattgttcttctattcaattccgcttgttctttgtccaagatatcacttgttcttcaacatgatgaaggtgatgattgacgcccatcaccattctcactcatgaacaaagtgactgacaaccactcttgttctacacgcatctgaggcttagtgaatatctcttggattcctgattgcacgatgcatggttgatcgcctgacaaccgagtgctcgcctgacaaacgagccaaccattccgtgagatcagagtcttcgtggtataggcaagaactgatggcggcattcaagagaatccggaaggtctaaccttgtctgtggtattctgagtaggattcaatgactgaatgactgtgacgtgcttcaaactcctgagggctagggcgttagtgacagacgcaaaagaatcactggattctattccggcctgattgagaaccgacagatggatagcctatgctgtgacagagcatcaggaacgtatttccaatgagaggatgggaggtagctgctgacaacagtgaaaccctacacgagcttgccatggaaaggagtaagaaggattggatgaaggcagtaggaaagcagagagacggaagggaaggcatcttcatgcacttatctgaagttcctaccaatgaattacataagtatcactatctttatctttatgctattttcgttcatcatcatatacatttgagtttgcctgactaagatttacaagatgaccatagcttgcttcaatgctaacaatctccgtgggatcgacccttactcacgtaaggtattacttggacgacccagtgcacttgctggttagttgtgcgaagttgtgtaatgccatggaattgaaccaccaagtttttggagttcatgaccagggattatgagagttgtgaaaagtattgttcacaatttcgcgcaccacttatgcattgatgttcttgtatatagtttgaaaaaaaaaagaaataaaagttaaaaagaaaaagaaaagaaaagaaaagaaaagaaaatgtatatagaaaaaaagaaagaaaaagaaaagcaataaaggggacaaaatgccccaaagtgaagctcaataagaatcaatgcataagtgttgtgaaatgaaaagaaaatgcatgagtatgtgaaaaagtgaggaatgggtagtgatgagcggataatttatacgctttttggcattgtttttagtatgtttttagtatcttttagttagtttttagtatatttttattagtttttagttaaaattcacttttctggactttactatgagttcgtgtgtttttctgtgatttcaggtattttctgactgaaattgaaggttctgagcaaaaatctgattcagagactgaaaaggactgtagatgctgttggattctgacctccctgcactcgaagtggattttctggagctacagaagcccaattggcgcgctcttaacggcgttggaaagtagacatcctgggctttccagcaatatatgatagtccatactttgcccaagatttgatggcccaaatcggcgtagcaattcggcctcagaaattccagtgttaaacgccggaactggcataaaacttggagttaaacgcccaaactggcatagaagctggcgtttaactccagaaaaggtctctacacgaaaatgcttcattgctcagcccaagcacacaccaagtgggcccagaagtggatttttctgtcatttactcatttctgtaaaccttaggatactagtttactattaataggaccttttgacattgttcctgtatctcatgacatttttacacgtttcattgtgtacattccacggcatgagtctctaaaccccatggttgggggtgaggagctctgctgtgtcttgatggattaatgcaattactactgtttcttattcaatcatgcttgcttcgattctaagatatcacttgttcttaacccggatgaatgtgatgatccgtgacactcatcatcattctcaactatgaacatgtgcctgacaaccactgatgagcggataatttgtatgctttttggcattgtttttagtatgtttttagtatgatctagttagtttttagtatatttttattagtttttagttaaaattcacttttctggactttactatgagtttgtgtgtttttctgtgatttcaggtattttctggctgaaattgagggacctgagcaaaaatctgattcagagaccaaaaaggactacagatgctgttggattctgacctccctgcactcgaagtggattttctggagctacagaagcccaattggcgcgctctcaacggcgttagaaagtagacatcctgggctttccagcaatatataatagtccatactttgcccatgatttgatggcccaaaccggcgctcaaagtcacctacagaaattccagcgttaaacgccggaactggcataaaatttggagttaaacgcccaaactggcatgagagctggcgtttaactccagaaaaggtctctacacgaaattccttcattgctcagcccaagcacacaccaagtgggcccggaagtggatttttatgtcatttactcatttctgtacaccttaggctactagttttctataagtaggaccttttactattgtattttttaatggtttaattactttgttggtccctatagtttagcgaatttttcaattaggtccctacactttttttcctttcaattgGGTCCCTGcccccaatttttttttcaattaggtccctattgACGGTAAACGTTACAAAAAACGTTAAGATTGAGTGATTTGACCATTATAACCCTCACTTATCCCTTACAAATGAAGGATACTCAGTAGGGATCTGAGGATCTGAGTTCTAACTCTCTTCTTCTCGCCTCTTCCTCAAACTTCTGCTCCTCTCTTTGCAACCCTTACCCTTACTATGTCAATACTCATAGATCAGAGTCAGTTATCTTCAGGAGTCTGTAGTTCCAGAACCCTCATCAAGAAGAGACATCTTTGTTTTTGTGGTGAGGCAGTTGCTGTGATGTCTTCTTCGGCAGTAGCAAGCCATGGAAGAAGGTATGTTGGTTGTGGGAGAATGCCAAAATGCAAGTTCTTCGAGTGgattgatgatgaagaagatgagAAGAGCGGATGGTTGAAGCAAAAGGAAAGGAGGGTCCGGTGCTTTTGTGGAGACACTCTGATTCTTCGTAGTTCAAGTACATCAAAAAATCCAAACAGAAGATTCATTTCTTGCCCTAATAGGAGATGCAAGTTTTTTGAGTGGGTTGATGGGAAAGAAAAAAGATATCTGGAGAAGATGCAGTGAACAGTCATGAGCAAGTACTTGGAAGGGTTAGAGAATTGGAGGCACAAGAAAGGAAGATAGACAGATTAAGTGTTGATCTAGAAAGATTAATTGCAGAGGTTGGAGAAGTAGATGCCTGGGTAGGAAGGTTATGTGCTGAGCTGAGTTCAGTGGAGGAGCAATTTGCTAAGATGGAAGATAGTATGAAAAAGCAATACAAGATGCTAGTTATGCTGGGCTTGATATTAGGTGTTTTGATTGTTGCAGTGTTATATGTAAAGATGTAGAAAGCATGGTTGTTATGATAATGTAATAGTCTATATAAGACAATAGTGTACTGTTTAGCATGGGTTCAATGAAGTTATATGAAAtgtttaatttttgtaaatGAAAGGTGTTCCTTTGCTATTTAATATGCATACAAGTATGATACTGAGAAAAAAGTGAGTAAAACAAAAGATGCATTGAATTATAATAGATAGTTAGATACCATTGTTTTGTACATTATATAATGTAGGACACCTAGATAGCAACAAAATAAATGTGACACCCACTCAAAATAGTTTTCTACCAACATAACAAAAGTGGTCCACAACACATAACAACAGTGGTCCAAACAATAAAGAAACTAGAGTCACAGGTGAACACAAATCCTACATAACACAAGAGATATCAAAAAGAAACCCTAAACTCTATTCAACCTCAATCAAGTGTAAGGTCAACATGTTCAGGCGGCTGATTTGTTGGCTTCCTAACTCCAATCTTCAGTCTTCCACTTCTTCTGACACCAAAGATTTTGGTCTTGGGCAAAGGTTGAGATGCTGGTGCAGTGGACAGTGATGCAGGTGTAGGCAAAGTGGTGGGCAGTGATGCGGGTGTGGGTAAAGTGGTAGGCTGTGATGGTGGTGCAGGCTTTGATGGTGGTGCATGGGTGTTTGTATGCTGTGAAGGTGGGACAGGAGTGTGTGGTGGCTGGGATGGGGGTGCAGGGGTGTGTGGTGGCTGGGATGTGGGTGCAGAGGTGTTTGAAGGCCTTGGTGCTGTTGCAGTCATGGGTGCAGCCCTCCCTCTACCCCTTCCTCTGGCCATCCCTCCGGGTTGTCACCCTTCTCAAAGATAGCACAGCAAGCATGGAGACACGGCATACCACACAAACCCCAGAACCTACAACTACACCTTCCAGCCATCAAATCGACCACAAACCTTTCCATGATCATCCTGTTCTTATGGTGGACTTCATACTTCAGGTCTCCTGCCCATTTAGCTTGCCACTCCATAGCTCTAACCGCGATGATATCTAGCCGTTTCTTGGGTTTTGGCAAAAGTGTACCCTCATACCTCTCtgccttcttctttttttctgcAAACCTTGTCATCAAATAGCACCTAATCCATTCAAACATTGTCAGAATTGGCTTGTCTCTTGCCTCTAGGATTCTTCCATTGAATGCCTCGGAGATGTTGTTCATCAGCATGTCACTCTTGGCCAGAAATGTAAAGTGACTCTTTGTCCACAATTTTGGATCCAGAGCAAACAACTTCTCATAACAGTCTCTGTTGAGCTCCTTTAGTTGATTCATCCTTCTTTCCCATTCTTCCACATAGGTAGCTTTGGCAATAGACAGAATTAGGTCCCTTAGTATAGTACCACCCCCATATGCTTTCTTACAGTTGGCATATAAATGCCTCAGACAAAGCCTATGCTCCAGTGTTGGCAATGCCTCTTGAAAGATTTGCATCAGCCCCTGTTTTATTGATTCAGTCCAGAACACAATATACACAATATAGTCAGGTAAATGTTCACTAACATATCAAATATTCAACATTAATGTTCAAAAGCTTAGCCATTGCATCTAAACATAACATCACTAACATGTCAAGCTTATGTTCACAATCTTAGGCATTGCATATATGATCATATAAATTTCATATTTACATCTACAAACTTATCAAGTGCATATATGATTATATACATATCAGATTAATATTCACAAGCCTCCAGTTGCATATATCATCATAAACATGGTAGACTTAGATTCACAACCTTATATTCACAAACTCATATCAGTTGCATATATCATATCAGTTGATTTTTAAAACTTTATACATATTACATAATAAGATATTCAGTATGATCCTGGtgtctttttaaaaaaatggatAATGTTACTCATTTTAATAATCTCactctttttcttaatttataaaatcatacaatgtaaaaaaatattaaacaaataGAATACGATTATTATTTCCTAACTTTTTAACCTGAAATTGACAACTAATTGATTTCATTCAAACTAATTACATTCGCTGATTCGCTATACTGAACTAATTACATCCTATACTGTATTTATAGATTAAGAATATAACTTACTATTCAATTATAAATAATGCGTAGAAAACCATGTGTCTTACCAAGAAAACTCCACTCCTTCTATTCTTATTTCAGGAACAGCTTTTTCCAAATTAAATATCATCACTTGTATAGAGGCATTGCATATATGATCATATAAATTTCAGATTTACATCTACAAATTTCATATATCATCATAAACATGGCAGACTTATATTCACAAACTTATATTCACAAACTCATATCAGTTGCATATATCATCATAAACATGGCAttcttatatttaaataaaattagttgCAAAAAATTAAAGTGATACCTTTTGTTGGTCACTCATAAAAACCTATTTTCTTGATTCTCCAATGTCATTTAACAGCATCTCTAAGAACCACCCCCAACTGTCCTTAGTCTCTGCCTCTACTGCAGCTACGGCAATGGGAAAGTAATTGTCATTTGGATCTCTGCTAACAGCAACTAGCAGCTGCTGTCCATGGTCGCCCTTCAAGTGACATCCATCCACGCCAATAATAGGTCTACACCCCGCTAAGAAGCCTTTCTTGACTGCATCAAGGCACATGTACATTCTCATAAATCGGGGCTGGTGCGTAAGAGAAGGCCTATCAACCAATATGGTCAGACTAGATCCTGGATTTGCCCTAAGTATCTCTGCACAGTAATCCCTTAGTTTAGCATACTGTTGGATTGCCCGCCCATGTACCTCTTCTCTTGCCTTCCTCCTTGCCCAGTAAGCCTTACCAACACTGATATTGGCCATGTATTTGTCTTGTATAGTCTGAATAACTGTCGcaagcttcatctcttcccCTCTACTGATGTTGTTGGCAATCTTCTTTGAGATCCAACTACTTGATGCAAGTCTTCCGCTATAGTTCCTTCCACATGTATGCTTTCCATTCAACGTCTTGATCCGGAAACAGTCAGAACCCCCCACCTTACTCGCAAAACAAACCCACTTGCACTTTCCCTTTCTTCCTTTGCAAACAACTCTACACCTCACCTTATCATTTTTTCGAAACCTAATGTCCCTACCATTCAATAGGGCATGCTCCTTAACAGCCTCTTTGAATTGACTAAGTGATTTAAATTCCAACCCCACCTGAAATTCATACTCTCTGTTCATCTCTGCCTCATTGTACTTAGGGAACCTCCTCTTTTTTATCATATCATCAGAGTCCCCCTCATAACTATCTATGTCATCAGTCTCATATCCATCAGATAAGCCCCCAACTTGCTCATCACCCTCCCTTAAACCTTCATCACCTTCAGCTGTTCCAGCTGCTGCAGTTCTCTCATCATTTAGTGGACCAGTAAATTCCCCAAATGCATTTGATGGTGGATCATTATCCTCCACCTCAAACCCAAACTGATCATCATGGTCACCATCGTCAGCACTATCATCAAATACCTCTTCTTCAGTAGAAGGCTCTGACTCAGCATCCACTTCAACCTCTAACAACCCATCATCATCAGCATTGTCCTCACCTTCCTCTGGCACATAATCAGCATCAGTTGAAGTGATCTGAATCCCATTACTTTCTCTGGCTCCATCGACAACATATACCTCGCAATGTTTGCAGGAATTTGACACCAGTGACCTAGCCATTCTCATCGCATCCCCATCGGACTTCAACTCTCTAAGACCTAACTTCAAATCCATCCCAGGTTCCTTGTACCAGACCCTAGCGAAACCCTTATACCCTAGTTGCTTTAGCTGACTGACAATCTCTTGTAATGACCATTCATCAACCTCAAAATGTAAATCCTCCACAACCATTCCTCCTAAATACTCTAATCGTTGTCCACTGTCAATAAATTTGCCACCATGGTGGATTTCGATACTGAAATCCAAATCACCCATAACtgcatacaaaaaaaaatgccATAAATCCCTCTTCAAACACTTTGAGAAACACAAGGAAGCTCT
Above is a genomic segment from Arachis stenosperma cultivar V10309 chromosome 1, arast.V10309.gnm1.PFL2, whole genome shotgun sequence containing:
- the LOC130978521 gene encoding uncharacterized protein LOC130978521, which gives rise to MGDLDFSIEIHHGGKFIDSGQRLEYLGGMVVEDLHFEVDEWSLQEIVSQLKQLGYKGFARVWYKEPGMDLKLGLRELKSDGDAMRMARSLVSNSCKHCEVYVVDGARESNGIQITSTDADYVPEEGEDNADDDGLLEVEVDAESEPSTEEEVFDDSADDGDHDDQFGFEVEDNDPPSNAFGEFTGPLNDERTAAAGTAEGDEGLREGDEQVGGLSDGYETDDIDSYEGDSDDMIKKRRFPKYNEAEMNREYEFQVGLEFKSLSQFKEAVKEHALLNGRDIRFRKNDKVRCRVVCKGRKGKCKWVCFASKVGGSDCFRIKTLNGKHTCGRNYSGRLASSSWISKKIANNISRGEEMKLATVIQTIQDKYMANISVGKAYWARRKAREEVHGRAIQQYAKLRDYCAEILRANPGSSLTILVDRPSLTHQPRFMRMYMCLDAVKKGFLAGCRPIIGVDGCHLKGDHGQQLLVAVSRDPNDNYFPIAVAAVEAETKDSWGWFLEMLLNDIGESRK